From Solibacillus isronensis, the proteins below share one genomic window:
- the icd gene encoding NADP-dependent isocitrate dehydrogenase, translating into MTNKIVVENGKLNVPNNPVIPFIEGDGIGPDIWAAASRVIDAAVEKAYNGEKKIEWLEVLAGEKAFNKTGEWLPAETLEKINEYLIAIKGPLTTPIGGGIRSLNVALRQELDLYVCLRPVRHFDGVPSPVKRPEDVDMVIFRENTEDIYAGIEYKAGSDEQKKLLNFLQNELGVNKIRFPETSGLGIKPVSKEGTERLVRSAIEYAISHNRPSVTLVHKGNIMKFTEGGFKQWGYDVAEAEFGDKVFTWNQYDAIKAEQGEAAANEAQSKAVAEGKIIVKDSIADIFLQQILTRPNEFDVVATMNLNGDYISDALAAQVGGIGIAPGANINYLTGHAIFEATHGTAPKYAGQDKVNPSSVLLSGVLMLEHLGWQEAADLITNSVEKTISSKYVTYDFARLMDGATEVKCSEFATKLIENF; encoded by the coding sequence ATGACTAACAAAATCGTAGTAGAGAATGGTAAATTAAACGTTCCAAACAATCCTGTTATTCCTTTCATCGAGGGTGACGGTATCGGTCCAGATATCTGGGCTGCAGCATCTCGCGTAATTGACGCAGCTGTAGAAAAAGCTTATAACGGTGAAAAGAAAATCGAATGGTTAGAAGTATTAGCAGGTGAAAAAGCATTCAACAAAACTGGCGAATGGTTACCAGCTGAAACTTTAGAAAAAATCAACGAATACTTAATCGCTATTAAAGGTCCTTTAACAACTCCAATCGGCGGCGGTATCCGCTCTCTAAACGTAGCATTACGTCAAGAGTTGGATTTATATGTTTGCTTACGTCCAGTACGTCACTTTGACGGTGTTCCTTCACCAGTTAAACGTCCAGAAGATGTTGACATGGTAATCTTCCGTGAAAACACTGAAGATATCTATGCTGGTATTGAGTACAAAGCTGGTTCTGACGAGCAAAAGAAATTATTAAACTTCTTACAAAACGAATTAGGCGTTAACAAAATTCGCTTCCCAGAAACTTCTGGTTTAGGTATTAAACCAGTATCTAAAGAAGGTACTGAACGTTTAGTACGCTCTGCAATCGAGTACGCTATTTCACACAACCGTCCATCAGTAACTTTAGTACACAAAGGTAACATCATGAAATTCACTGAAGGTGGATTCAAACAATGGGGTTACGATGTAGCTGAAGCTGAATTCGGCGATAAAGTATTCACTTGGAACCAATACGATGCAATCAAAGCTGAGCAAGGCGAAGCTGCTGCAAACGAAGCACAATCTAAAGCTGTTGCAGAAGGCAAAATTATCGTAAAAGATTCTATTGCTGATATCTTCTTACAACAAATCTTAACTCGTCCTAACGAGTTCGACGTAGTAGCAACTATGAACTTAAACGGTGACTACATCTCTGACGCATTAGCTGCTCAAGTTGGTGGTATCGGTATCGCTCCAGGTGCTAACATTAACTACTTAACTGGACACGCTATTTTCGAAGCTACTCACGGTACTGCACCTAAGTATGCTGGTCAAGATAAAGTAAACCCATCTTCAGTATTATTATCAGGCGTATTAATGCTTGAGCACTTAGGATGGCAAGAAGCTGCGGACTTAATTACAAACTCAGTAGAGAAAACAATCTCTTCTAAATATGTAACTTATGACTTCGCACGTTTAATGGATGGCGCTACAGAAGTTAAATGTTCTGAGTTCGCTACAAAATTAATCGAAAACTTCTAA
- the mdh gene encoding malate dehydrogenase, which produces MTLKRKKISVIGSGFTGATAAFLAAQKELGDVVIIDLPTAENPTKGKALDMWEAAPVQGFDSYVKGSSDYEDTANSDIVLITAGVARKPGMSRDDLVQINQGVMKAVATEIARTSPNATIIVLTNPVDAMTYTVFKESGFPKQRVIGQSGVLDTARFRAFIAEELNVSVKDISALVLGGHGDTMVPLIRYASVGGVPLQSLIPAQRLEEIVQRTRVGGGEIVNLLGNGSAYYAPAAAMVEMAEAILKDQKRVLPAIAYLEGEYGYEGIYLGVPTLLGAGGIEKIFELELTEDEKTALDQSADAVKDVMKALK; this is translated from the coding sequence GTGACATTAAAACGTAAAAAAATCTCAGTTATCGGTAGTGGTTTTACAGGTGCAACCGCAGCATTTTTAGCAGCACAGAAAGAATTAGGCGACGTAGTAATTATTGACCTTCCAACAGCAGAAAATCCTACGAAAGGAAAAGCATTGGATATGTGGGAAGCAGCGCCAGTACAAGGCTTTGATTCTTATGTAAAAGGCTCTTCCGATTATGAGGATACAGCAAACTCGGATATCGTTTTAATAACTGCGGGTGTTGCCCGTAAGCCAGGAATGAGTCGTGATGATTTAGTACAGATTAATCAAGGTGTCATGAAAGCCGTTGCAACGGAAATAGCCCGTACCTCACCTAATGCAACAATTATTGTACTTACAAATCCAGTAGATGCAATGACTTATACAGTGTTTAAAGAATCAGGCTTCCCGAAACAAAGGGTTATTGGTCAATCGGGTGTATTGGATACTGCCCGTTTCCGCGCATTTATTGCCGAGGAACTGAATGTATCGGTAAAAGATATATCTGCCCTTGTATTAGGCGGTCACGGAGACACAATGGTGCCTTTGATACGGTATGCTTCGGTAGGTGGGGTTCCTTTACAAAGTCTAATACCAGCACAACGTTTAGAAGAAATTGTGCAGCGTACCCGTGTAGGTGGCGGTGAAATCGTGAATCTGTTAGGAAATGGTTCAGCTTATTATGCACCGGCTGCAGCAATGGTGGAAATGGCAGAGGCAATTTTAAAAGATCAAAAACGAGTATTGCCGGCAATTGCCTATTTAGAAGGCGAATATGGATATGAAGGGATATACTTAGGGGTTCCGACATTATTAGGTGCTGGCGGTATTGAGAAAATTTTCGAACTTGAGCTGACAGAAGATGAAAAAACAGCGCTTGATCAATCTGCAGATGCTGTTAAAGATGTGATGAAAGCATTGAAATAA
- a CDS encoding ABC transporter permease subunit, protein MKKKKWFHLIEPWIIPILIIVIWEVSNKTGILANTILPAPSDVVKAGYEQAVSGVLFDHLQISTTRALIGFLIGGIIAFVIGILNGIVPFAQRYLDTTIQMLRNIPNLALIPLVIIWFGVGEEGKIFLVAISVFFPIYVNTYHGIRNVDPRLIEMGKIYNLSKYKLFFKVIILGAMPSILVGIRYSLGIMWLTLIVAETVAASSGIGYMSMNAREYMQLDIVVLAIILYAILGKIADSIAKLLEKKLLKWNPVYQ, encoded by the coding sequence ATGAAGAAGAAAAAATGGTTTCATTTGATTGAGCCATGGATCATTCCTATTTTAATTATTGTCATATGGGAAGTATCGAATAAAACAGGTATCCTTGCCAATACAATTTTGCCTGCCCCTTCCGATGTAGTAAAAGCAGGCTATGAACAAGCAGTTTCCGGTGTTCTGTTTGATCATCTTCAAATTAGTACGACACGTGCTTTAATCGGTTTCCTGATCGGCGGGATTATCGCTTTTGTCATCGGTATTTTAAATGGAATCGTACCTTTTGCACAGCGTTATTTGGATACAACTATTCAAATGCTGCGTAATATTCCGAATTTGGCACTCATTCCATTAGTTATTATTTGGTTTGGAGTTGGTGAAGAAGGAAAGATTTTCTTAGTGGCAATCAGCGTATTTTTCCCGATCTATGTCAATACATACCATGGCATCCGCAATGTCGATCCACGGTTAATCGAAATGGGAAAAATTTATAATCTTTCGAAATACAAACTGTTCTTTAAAGTGATTATTTTAGGTGCAATGCCATCCATTTTAGTAGGTATTCGCTACTCCTTAGGAATTATGTGGCTTACTTTAATTGTTGCAGAAACAGTTGCGGCAAGTTCCGGAATCGGCTATATGTCGATGAATGCACGTGAGTATATGCAACTTGATATTGTTGTATTAGCGATTATTTTATATGCTATTTTAGGAAAAATTGCGGATTCCATTGCAAAACTATTAGAGAAAAAGTTATTAAAATGGAATCCCGTGTATCAGTAA
- a CDS encoding sulfonate ABC transporter substrate-binding protein — MKKLLSVFLLLTLSIILVGCSSSNAENKKVRIGYQKNGTTLLLKANGELESRLKELGYSVEWSEFNTGSSVLEALNSGAIDFANASDAPSMMALSKGMNFKYIAGEESSPQTEGILVKSDSSIQSIEQLKGKKIAYNKASISEYLLVTALETVNLTLDDVESVILSPADATIAFQNGEVDAWVTWDPYMTVSESKGNQILATGEGIVEHRGFYYASDKFIESNKDAVVAYVEELSKVGEAIDTDSSDAAKILEENTGIAADVWVTSLARRSSVATYLDEAAQADLQRLNEDLYDIGLTTNLVENLENYIWKP; from the coding sequence ATGAAAAAACTATTATCTGTCTTTTTGCTATTAACTTTATCAATTATTTTAGTCGGGTGCTCATCATCGAATGCTGAAAATAAAAAGGTTCGAATCGGCTACCAGAAAAATGGCACAACATTGCTATTAAAGGCGAATGGCGAACTTGAATCACGTTTAAAAGAACTGGGTTATTCAGTGGAATGGTCTGAATTCAATACCGGAAGTTCAGTTCTGGAAGCTTTAAACTCCGGAGCTATCGATTTTGCCAATGCAAGTGATGCCCCTTCAATGATGGCATTATCAAAAGGAATGAATTTCAAGTACATCGCAGGTGAAGAATCATCTCCACAAACAGAAGGAATTTTAGTGAAAAGTGATAGCTCTATCCAATCAATCGAACAATTGAAAGGTAAAAAGATTGCGTACAATAAAGCTTCCATCTCCGAATATTTATTAGTTACTGCTCTGGAAACAGTTAATCTGACATTGGATGATGTAGAATCTGTTATTTTAAGTCCAGCAGATGCGACTATTGCATTTCAAAACGGCGAGGTTGATGCCTGGGTTACTTGGGATCCGTATATGACGGTTTCCGAAAGTAAAGGCAATCAGATTTTAGCTACAGGAGAAGGCATTGTAGAACACCGCGGCTTCTACTATGCATCTGATAAATTTATCGAATCCAATAAAGATGCAGTCGTTGCCTATGTGGAAGAACTATCTAAAGTCGGTGAAGCCATTGATACTGATTCAAGTGATGCAGCAAAAATTCTTGAAGAGAATACAGGTATAGCCGCAGATGTTTGGGTAACAAGCTTAGCTCGACGTTCATCTGTTGCTACTTATTTGGATGAAGCTGCACAGGCAGATTTACAAAGATTAAATGAAGATCTTTATGACATTGGATTAACAACTAATCTTGTAGAAAATCTCGAAAACTATATTTGGAAACCATAA
- a CDS encoding ATP-binding cassette domain-containing protein translates to MTNGINIELVNLTKSFGEKQVLKDINLTIPAGQFVAIVGKSGCGKSTLLRIIANLEHKTAGESLKDGIQQEDFSGVRVMFQEDRLLPWLSVLENVGVGTELKKDWQPIALKSLEHVGLKDRAKEWPHVLSGGQKQRVALARALSAQPRLLLLDEPLGALDALTRLEMQNLIEQLWLKQKYTSLLVTHDVAEAITLADRIILIEDGNVALDLPVKLPRPRTRSNPHFAELEEILLQHLLGKQTKTETQTQTKQKELQAII, encoded by the coding sequence ATGACAAATGGAATCAATATCGAGTTAGTAAATTTAACAAAAAGTTTCGGTGAAAAACAAGTATTAAAGGATATTAATTTAACAATCCCCGCTGGACAATTCGTTGCGATCGTCGGGAAAAGCGGATGCGGAAAAAGTACGCTTCTCCGTATCATTGCAAATTTAGAACATAAAACGGCAGGAGAATCTTTAAAAGACGGTATTCAACAGGAGGACTTTTCAGGCGTTCGTGTCATGTTTCAGGAAGATCGTTTACTTCCATGGCTGTCTGTTTTAGAAAATGTAGGGGTTGGCACAGAGTTGAAAAAGGATTGGCAACCGATCGCATTAAAATCACTTGAACACGTAGGATTAAAAGACCGTGCAAAAGAGTGGCCACATGTACTGTCAGGAGGCCAAAAACAACGGGTTGCATTAGCTCGTGCGCTTAGTGCACAGCCAAGACTTTTGTTATTGGATGAACCGCTTGGTGCATTAGATGCACTGACACGACTGGAAATGCAAAATCTAATTGAACAATTGTGGTTAAAACAAAAATATACGTCGTTACTCGTGACACATGACGTGGCAGAAGCAATTACATTGGCAGATCGAATTATATTAATCGAAGACGGAAACGTTGCTTTAGATTTGCCGGTAAAACTTCCTCGTCCAAGAACACGTTCAAATCCGCATTTTGCTGAGCTTGAGGAAATTCTGCTTCAGCATTTATTAGGAAAACAAACAAAAACAGAAACACAAACGCAAACGAAACAAAAAGAATTACAAGCGATTATTTAA